ATGACCGTGCAGACCGAACGGCCGCCCTCCGGCCCGTCGGACGTCCGCAAGACGGACGGCGAGGGCACCGGCAGGCCGAAACCGAGAGCCGCGTCGCGCACCGGCGCGCTCGTCCCGTACCTCTTGCTGCTGCCCGCCTGCGCGGCCACTGTGCTACTGCTCGGCTGGCCACTGGTGAAGGACGGCCTGCTGTCCTTCCAGAACCTCAACATGGCGCAGCTGATCCAGCACGTCACCGAGTGGACCGGCTTCGACAACTACAAGGAGGTCCTCACCGGCGAGGACTTCTGGCGGGTCACCGTCCGCTCGATCGCCTTCACCGCGGTCAACGTCGCCCTCACCATGGTGGTGGGCGGCCTGATCGGGCTGCTGCTCGCCCGCCTCGGCAGGGTGATGCGGCTCGTGCTGATGATCGGCCTGGTGCTGGCGTGGGCCATGCCGGTGGTCGCCGCGACCACCGTCTACCAGTGGCTCTTCGCCCAGCGCTTCGGCGTCGTCAACTGGGTCCTGGACAAGCTCGGCTGGCACTCCATGGCCGACTACAGCTGGACCGGCAGCCAGATGTCGACCTTCTTCGTCGTCACCGTGCTCATCGTCTGGATGTCCGTCCCGTTCGTCGCCATCAACCTGTACGCGGCGACCACCACCATCTCCGGCGAGCTGTACGAGGCCGCCGCCCTCGACGGGGCCGGCGCCTGGCGCAGCTTCACCACGGTCACCCTGCCGGTCCTGCGGCCGTTCCTCTACGCGACGACCTTCCTGGAGATCATCTGGATCTTCAAGGCCTTCGTCCAGGTCTACACGTTCAACGGCGGCGGCCCGGACCGTCTCACCGAGATCCTGCCCGTCTACGCCTACATCGAGGGCGTCGGCAACCAGCACTACGGCATGGGCGCGGCGATCGCCGTCCTGACCATCCTGATCCTGCTCGGCCTGACCGCCTACTACCTCAGGATCGTGCTCAAGCAAGAGGAGGACGAGCTGTGAAGCGCTCGCTCTTCGGCCGCCTGTGGCCCAACGTCACGGCCGTCGTCCTGTTCATCGGCCTCGTCTTCCCCGTCTACTGGATGTTCGCCACGGCCTTCAAGCCGACCGGCGACATCATCTCGGAGGACCCGGTCTGGTTCCCGACCGACGTCACCTTCGACCACTTCAGGACCGCGGTCGAGGCCGACCACTTCTGGACCTACGTCGGCAACTCGCTCATCGTCACCGTCTGCGCGGTCGTCTTCTCGCTCGTCATCGCGCTGGCCGGGGCGTTCGCCCTGGCGCGGATGCGGTTCAAGGGGCGGCGCGGCTTCATCGTCGGCTTCATGCTCGCCCAGATGGCGCCCTGGGAAGTGATGGTCATCGCCATCTACATGATCGTGCGCGACGCCTCGATGCTGAACAGCCTCGTGCCGCTCACCCTCTTCTACATGATGATGATCCTGCCCTTCACCATCTTGACGCTGCGCGGCTTCGTCGCCGCCGTGCCCCGGGAACTGGAGGAGTCCGCGCTGGTCGACGGCTGCACCCGGGCCCAGGCGTTCCGCCGGATCATCCTGCCGCTGCTCGCGCCGGGCCTGATGTCGACTTCGATGTTCGGCTTCATCACCGC
This region of Streptomyces ambofaciens ATCC 23877 genomic DNA includes:
- a CDS encoding carbohydrate ABC transporter permease, giving the protein MKRSLFGRLWPNVTAVVLFIGLVFPVYWMFATAFKPTGDIISEDPVWFPTDVTFDHFRTAVEADHFWTYVGNSLIVTVCAVVFSLVIALAGAFALARMRFKGRRGFIVGFMLAQMAPWEVMVIAIYMIVRDASMLNSLVPLTLFYMMMILPFTILTLRGFVAAVPRELEESALVDGCTRAQAFRRIILPLLAPGLMSTSMFGFITAWNELPLVLVVNKEAEAQTLPLWLTSFQTVFGDNWGATMAASSLFAIPILILFVFLQRRAVSGLTAGAVKG
- a CDS encoding carbohydrate ABC transporter permease: MTVQTERPPSGPSDVRKTDGEGTGRPKPRAASRTGALVPYLLLLPACAATVLLLGWPLVKDGLLSFQNLNMAQLIQHVTEWTGFDNYKEVLTGEDFWRVTVRSIAFTAVNVALTMVVGGLIGLLLARLGRVMRLVLMIGLVLAWAMPVVAATTVYQWLFAQRFGVVNWVLDKLGWHSMADYSWTGSQMSTFFVVTVLIVWMSVPFVAINLYAATTTISGELYEAAALDGAGAWRSFTTVTLPVLRPFLYATTFLEIIWIFKAFVQVYTFNGGGPDRLTEILPVYAYIEGVGNQHYGMGAAIAVLTILILLGLTAYYLRIVLKQEEDEL